Part of the Methylomonas rapida genome is shown below.
TGTATGAAACACTATTATGTATAGAACTTGAAAATTCAAAAACAATGAGCTATATGCAGTCCAGTAATAGCTTGGATATTGAAGAATTCAGATCTAGATATATTTCAAATTGCAAAAAACTGCATGAGATTCAGGCAAAAATAGCTATACGTTTCCCTAGGATGATTGAGGAAACAAATAAGATCTATAGTCAAGCAAACGTTTTTTGGGGAAACCAGGAAAATCTTCTCAGGACAGATATAAAGAATAACCCAGAGCGATACCAAAGTTTGTGCGATAAAATACACGAAGTCAGTTATGTTATATCAGATCTAACTAGTTCATTAAAATCAAAAATAGTTGAAGAAGCTGAGTTTATTCAGCAAAGATTGGTAACTGAGCTAACAAGTGTATGAGCAAAGGCATTAAGAAACGATGTCTCAAAATGGATCATTCATAGATGTATCGCTGGTGTCACTTACAAAAAAAACAACCACAGGTTTTTGTGGAATACAGTTATCGCCATTACTATGGGCGTGGGGTTCTTAAAAACCTTTAAAAATTTGAAAATTACATCAAGGATAAGGGTACGTCTGGCATCATGGGACCTTGGCAGGTACGCAAGCGATCTGTCCAAGTCGCCGATGGCCGCCAATGGTGCACCGCCTGTAACACAAGACTACCCCCATACGGGTGTGGATAACGAACTCAACGCGCTGATCGTCAGGCCGTATATGCTCAGTCAAAGTTGAATTAGTTGATTCCGATCCAAGCTTCGAGTCTGGATTTTATATAGTCAGGCGACAGTCTTTCTTGTTCCAATCTCGAGGCGAATTTATCTGTATTTTTTAAATTCGAAAATATTCGAGCTTCTGAGTCGGTAAGAAATTTAGGCAGGTTATTGACCGATGTTCGTTCACCGACCATCCGGCTCTTATGTTCATCGAGTGTTTCCTGATCCATCATAAGTACTTCGACAGTCGATAACTTTGAACGGACATCGCTCAAGATGGATAGCCCCCAGGTGTCTATATCTCCCCAGTAAGCAACGTTTTTGGATTTAAGCCATACTGCCTCCATCCAGGCCACATTTTTTCCTCCACCAAATATAGCAATGGTATCTGGGAGGGAAGGTAACCCCAATCCTGATTCCATGTTTTCTATAACAAGGATGTTTTTAGCTGGAAGTGCCTGTTGTTTTAAAACGTCTCTGGACAGTTGCAGTACGGGGAAGCCGCCTATTCTCACTTTTGTATCTTCGCACAAGGGACGAATGGTTAACCATGCTGTGGGTTTCGCGATGCATGCAAGCCATTTGAGTAACCCGCCGGCATTTGATACTGCATTGTTATGGATTTTATCGAGAATGTCGGTAATCA
Proteins encoded:
- a CDS encoding Wadjet anti-phage system protein JetD domain-containing protein yields the protein MDGLLSHGFRFFVLKSVQELIEFVGDGALKRSQIWETNMSPLLKVYPETYSALVKNLNTIETMNPADASLLPDLIKQLIPAMGTGKYLRALPLVGVDTKFLETYGFLITDILDKIHNNAVSNAGGLLKWLACIAKPTAWLTIRPLCEDTKVRIGGFPVLQLSRDVLKQQALPAKNILVIENMESGLGLPSLPDTIAIFGGGKNVAWMEAVWLKSKNVAYWGDIDTWGLSILSDVRSKLSTVEVLMMDQETLDEHKSRMVGERTSVNNLPKFLTDSEARIFSNLKNTDKFASRLEQERLSPDYIKSRLEAWIGIN